In one Spirosoma rigui genomic region, the following are encoded:
- a CDS encoding chloride channel protein, which yields MAEKTSHYAQVLAWLDKHLIGRIYTERIRRLILQSLPFWIASLLTGLTAVGYERLFVWAEQISFTWLSDRPWLAFVITPLAFVVAWLLVQVFAPAARGSGIPQVMAGIELSSPTRHMHTGYLLSIRVALVKVLSSMVLLLGGGVIGREGPTIQISAAIFRAINRLQPAGWPQLSRQIALVTGGAAGLAAAFNTPLGGIVFVVEELTQTHITRFRTAVFTAVIIAGMTAQAILGPYLYLGFPKVKASAGWILGVVVLVALVCGLTGALFAKLLLWLNGYRQRVFRNSRPVFWVAGCGILMAGLAFWMGTDAVGTGKPIINRLLFQNTGQTPWYLFPVRFAGMALSYSGGAAGGVFATSLSAGAILGDGLARLTNVDPIDHNLIILVSMVSFLTGVVRSPFTAAILVLEMTDRHSAIFQLLLGGLMAQGAASLVDPVSFYEHLKEGFVREAVAQSGHPTERMQAKNTPKPVPPANTSRDEPAD from the coding sequence ATGGCCGAAAAAACTTCACACTATGCGCAGGTGCTTGCCTGGCTCGACAAACACCTGATTGGCCGGATCTACACCGAGCGGATCAGACGGCTCATTCTGCAAAGTCTCCCCTTCTGGATTGCCTCGCTGCTGACGGGATTAACGGCGGTAGGCTACGAACGCCTGTTCGTCTGGGCCGAACAAATCAGCTTTACCTGGCTGAGTGATCGACCCTGGCTGGCGTTTGTGATCACGCCCCTTGCGTTTGTTGTTGCGTGGCTACTGGTTCAGGTATTTGCCCCGGCGGCCCGCGGAAGTGGCATTCCGCAGGTCATGGCCGGCATTGAACTCTCCAGCCCAACCAGACATATGCATACGGGCTACCTGCTCAGTATACGCGTAGCACTGGTTAAAGTGCTGAGCAGCATGGTACTCCTGCTGGGTGGGGGCGTAATTGGTCGTGAAGGACCGACTATCCAGATATCGGCGGCTATTTTCCGGGCCATCAACCGGCTGCAACCCGCGGGCTGGCCCCAGCTCTCGCGGCAGATCGCCCTCGTCACGGGGGGTGCGGCCGGGCTGGCAGCAGCGTTCAACACCCCCCTGGGTGGTATTGTCTTCGTGGTTGAAGAACTAACCCAAACCCACATTACCCGTTTCCGGACCGCCGTTTTCACCGCCGTTATTATTGCGGGCATGACCGCTCAGGCCATTCTGGGCCCCTATTTGTACCTGGGCTTTCCAAAAGTAAAAGCGTCGGCAGGCTGGATACTGGGCGTCGTGGTGCTGGTTGCGCTCGTATGCGGCCTCACGGGAGCCCTGTTTGCCAAGCTCCTGCTCTGGCTGAATGGATACCGGCAGCGGGTATTCCGAAACAGTCGGCCCGTGTTCTGGGTAGCGGGGTGCGGGATACTCATGGCGGGGCTGGCCTTCTGGATGGGTACCGACGCCGTGGGGACGGGGAAACCCATCATTAACCGGCTGCTGTTTCAGAACACAGGCCAAACGCCCTGGTATCTGTTCCCGGTACGCTTTGCCGGTATGGCCCTTAGCTACAGTGGAGGAGCCGCCGGTGGCGTGTTTGCTACGTCGCTCAGCGCCGGAGCTATTCTGGGCGACGGCCTGGCCCGGTTAACGAACGTAGACCCCATCGACCATAACCTGATCATCCTGGTCAGCATGGTTAGTTTCCTGACCGGCGTGGTACGATCACCTTTCACGGCCGCCATTCTGGTGCTGGAAATGACCGACCGTCATTCGGCTATTTTTCAACTCCTGCTGGGTGGGTTGATGGCGCAGGGAGCAGCCTCGCTGGTCGACCCGGTTTCGTTTTACGAGCACCTGAAAGAAGGATTCGTTCGGGAAGCAGTGGCCCAGTCCGGCCACCCCACGGAGCGAATGCAGGCAAAAAATACCCCCAAACCCGTTCCGCCAGCCAATACGTCGCGCGATGAACCCGCCGACTAA
- a CDS encoding tetratricopeptide repeat protein gives MNQKRVSRLLLLTALATTLCVFNSARRRVQENPANISLCGADARGLISPMANGKFIAPLPGWGHYSYPISTGQDSAQFYFDQGLTLYYSYHMKEAMASFKEAARLDPSCPMTWWGQALAGGPYYNAAHTYTVPAGMDMIIARMNEQAGKASPKEKRLIEVMNARYSFAPGAPDRKTLNEAYASATKKLLVEFDDVDIKMLYVDAVMLIHAWDFWNTDGTPKAWTPDIADLCAQALVKHPNHPGALHYQIHITEASRHPEVALPNADKLRTLLPGVAHMVHMASHEYQRNGLFEQGVIVNDLAARNLLQYDSLSAHLGLVKHSPHYYAVQTYCALTGGMYETGMKDALRCRNSVSPQPENPYDQYLYILPTMTLVRLGKWQEVLATEKPNAQWAYATLLDQFARGMASVNSGKLAEAKKYKRQLYDGLSDPILTKRRVPFNAPLPVAQIAGYILDAAILAADKQYDQAIDSLHKAIALEDQLIYTEPSDWPLPARQFLGAYLLQMNNATEAEAVYRDDLVHHPGNGWSLVGLHKALSLQGKKEELPRIEASYRLAFSKAEQLPVSSVY, from the coding sequence ATGAACCAGAAACGCGTCTCCCGGCTACTGCTGCTTACGGCTCTCGCAACAACCCTGTGTGTATTTAACTCGGCCCGCAGGCGAGTGCAGGAGAACCCCGCCAATATATCGCTATGTGGGGCCGACGCCCGGGGCCTCATCAGTCCAATGGCAAATGGCAAATTTATTGCCCCGCTGCCCGGCTGGGGTCACTACTCCTACCCGATTTCGACCGGACAGGACAGCGCTCAGTTCTATTTCGACCAGGGGTTGACCCTGTATTACAGTTACCACATGAAGGAAGCAATGGCTTCGTTCAAGGAAGCAGCCCGGCTTGATCCATCCTGTCCCATGACGTGGTGGGGTCAGGCACTGGCCGGTGGGCCGTATTACAATGCCGCCCATACCTACACCGTTCCGGCCGGGATGGATATGATCATAGCCCGCATGAACGAGCAGGCGGGAAAGGCGTCCCCAAAAGAAAAACGATTGATCGAGGTGATGAACGCGCGTTACTCATTTGCTCCGGGAGCGCCTGACCGGAAGACCCTGAACGAGGCTTACGCATCGGCCACCAAAAAACTCCTGGTCGAATTTGATGATGTCGACATCAAAATGCTTTACGTAGATGCCGTCATGCTGATTCACGCCTGGGATTTCTGGAACACCGACGGCACACCCAAAGCCTGGACGCCTGACATAGCAGACCTGTGTGCGCAGGCGCTGGTGAAACACCCCAACCATCCGGGAGCGCTTCATTATCAAATTCACATCACCGAAGCCTCCCGCCATCCCGAAGTTGCCCTGCCCAACGCCGACAAGTTACGTACCCTGTTGCCGGGCGTGGCCCACATGGTACACATGGCGAGTCACGAATACCAGCGGAACGGGCTTTTTGAACAGGGTGTGATCGTCAATGACCTGGCCGCCCGAAACCTGTTACAGTATGATTCGCTCAGTGCCCACCTGGGTCTGGTGAAACATTCACCCCATTATTACGCCGTTCAGACGTACTGTGCGCTGACGGGTGGCATGTATGAAACGGGGATGAAGGATGCCCTCCGGTGCCGAAATTCGGTAAGTCCACAGCCCGAAAATCCGTATGACCAGTATTTATACATACTACCCACCATGACATTAGTAAGGCTGGGCAAATGGCAGGAAGTGCTGGCAACGGAGAAACCGAACGCCCAGTGGGCGTACGCCACGCTGCTTGACCAGTTCGCGCGGGGTATGGCCTCGGTGAACAGCGGAAAACTGGCCGAAGCGAAAAAGTATAAACGGCAATTGTACGACGGGTTGTCCGATCCAATTCTTACCAAACGTCGTGTCCCCTTCAATGCCCCGCTGCCGGTAGCCCAAATTGCGGGATATATTCTGGACGCGGCTATCCTTGCTGCGGATAAACAATACGACCAGGCTATAGATAGTCTCCACAAGGCGATTGCGCTGGAGGATCAGCTCATATATACCGAACCCAGCGACTGGCCCTTGCCCGCCCGGCAATTTCTGGGGGCCTACCTGCTTCAGATGAACAACGCAACCGAAGCCGAAGCTGTATACCGGGACGATCTGGTTCATCATCCGGGCAACGGCTGGTCGCTGGTGGGGCTTCATAAAGCCCTCAGCCTTCAGGGCAAAAAAGAGGAGCTACCCCGTATTGAAGCGAGCTACCGACTTGCTTTCTCCAAAGCAGAGCAGCTACCCGTTTCATCCGTTTACTGA
- a CDS encoding efflux RND transporter periplasmic adaptor subunit has protein sequence MDSYLSIKVLVVSALLAGCSAQSETKQKEADPVLPVMQLTRQDATLDRDYASNLEAIQNVEVRARVAGYLDKILIDEGKTVRKGQLLFQLNPAEYQVKVAEARASLESAVAQAQSADVEMSRVKLLVDKNVISPSELKLARSKGETARAAIDQAKAALANAQLLVSQTSIRAPFDGVINRLPFKQGSLIEPGALLTSISDLREVYAYFNVSEKEYLSFIKKRQNPQKVTVQEVELLLADDSPYPHKGKIETTETVFEGNSGTIAFRARFPNPDHLLRHGATGKVRLTTDVDDAVLVPQKAVFDVQDKSYVYVVDANNKVRTRSFVPSSRVDQLYIVKSGLKPGDRIVYEGIQSLKDGMTIEPKPVPANVLQALYASAQ, from the coding sequence ATGGATTCCTATTTAAGCATAAAGGTTCTGGTAGTTAGCGCACTGCTGGCGGGCTGTTCGGCGCAGAGCGAGACGAAGCAAAAAGAGGCAGACCCCGTGTTGCCCGTCATGCAGTTGACCCGGCAGGATGCCACGCTCGACCGCGACTACGCCAGTAATCTGGAAGCAATTCAGAACGTGGAGGTGCGCGCCCGTGTGGCTGGCTACCTCGATAAAATTCTGATCGACGAAGGTAAAACCGTTCGGAAGGGCCAGTTATTGTTCCAGCTTAATCCCGCCGAATACCAGGTAAAAGTAGCCGAAGCGCGCGCCAGTCTGGAAAGTGCCGTTGCCCAGGCGCAGTCGGCCGACGTGGAGATGAGCCGGGTCAAATTACTGGTCGACAAAAACGTTATATCGCCCTCCGAGTTAAAACTGGCCCGGTCCAAGGGTGAAACTGCCCGTGCTGCCATCGACCAGGCCAAGGCAGCACTGGCCAACGCTCAGTTACTCGTTTCCCAAACCAGCATCCGCGCTCCTTTCGACGGCGTTATCAACCGGCTGCCTTTCAAGCAGGGCAGTTTGATTGAGCCGGGGGCCCTGCTCACGTCCATTTCCGATTTGCGCGAGGTATATGCCTATTTCAACGTGTCGGAAAAAGAGTACCTGTCTTTCATTAAGAAACGCCAGAATCCCCAGAAAGTGACGGTGCAGGAAGTTGAACTACTGCTGGCCGACGACTCACCGTACCCCCACAAGGGTAAGATCGAAACCACGGAGACCGTGTTCGAGGGCAACTCCGGTACGATTGCATTCCGGGCCCGCTTTCCCAATCCTGACCATCTGCTCCGGCACGGTGCTACGGGTAAAGTTCGTCTGACTACCGACGTCGATGACGCCGTTCTGGTCCCTCAGAAAGCGGTATTCGACGTGCAGGACAAAAGCTATGTCTACGTCGTGGATGCCAACAACAAGGTACGAACCCGAAGCTTTGTACCCAGCAGCCGGGTCGACCAGTTGTACATCGTCAAGTCGGGACTCAAGCCGGGGGACCGGATTGTGTACGAAGGAATCCAGAGCCTGAAAGATGGCATGACTATCGAGCCTAAACCAGTGCCCGCCAACGTACTACAGGCTCTGTACGCGTCGGCGCAGTAG